In Vigna unguiculata cultivar IT97K-499-35 chromosome 3, ASM411807v1, whole genome shotgun sequence, a single genomic region encodes these proteins:
- the LOC114177552 gene encoding long-chain-alcohol oxidase FAO4A-like — protein sequence MENNGESHSRSSSFRMGFGLGVNEAKVHTVLQLGTVETHTSLLIDADADGDVGEEREKHQKPLTNSLSPRQMKSLVALCDTIIPSIDNNLVRFSDESVANFYNTSASMAGTPHHLGIVISEKLKHPNTWQLLLTLWLLSTWFGTFILCGMASVSWRFPFFHSYPEMSLLKRQKVMQSWSLSYLRPLKMFFRTIKLLTLLLFFTQVDEAEDNPSWKAIGYCGPDPELKAQLKNHFLHRTLKEEEHEKKDNDDDDDEEFRGPLHKGLVHLNYPIDIIKNSLRRFGFSVAATSRKNKASNMSSPSLVIQCDAVVVGSGSGGGVIAGVLANAGYKVLVLEKGSYCARNNLSLLEGPSMDQMYLSNGLVATKDMSVLILAGSTVGGGSAVNWSASIRTPQHVCKEWCDRNELELFESKLYKEAMDAVCEKMGVQSEIEEEGFNNEVLRKGCLEMGYHVCNIPRNASSDHYCGWCCMGCKNGKKKSTSETWLVDLVKSGNGAIIPSCEAMQVLHKKKKGSERKVARGVAFAVEYKGKKDICVVESKVTIVACGALSTPALLKKSGLKNENIGKNLHLHPVAMAWGHFPDSSSSPKMWPEKHKKSYEGGIMTAMSTVVAQFDKTGYGAVIQTPSLHPGMFSILMPWISGKDMKDRMHKFSRTAHVFALARDQGSGTVNSPSSINYELKDVDKENLAKGIEKVLRILAAAGAEEIGTHNNKGRSINVKEVSYHEFEKFVKEESSVSLADLTTPLCSAHQMGSCKMGSNPSDSVVNQMGETWEVEGLYLADSSVFPTALGVNPMVTVQAIAYCTAQAVVEVLRRKRK from the exons ATGGAAAACAACGGGGAAAGCCATAGCAGAAGCAGTAGTTTTAGGATGGGGTTTGGGTTGGGCGTGAACGAAGCAAAAGTTCACACCGTGCTTCAGCTTGGTACTGTCGAAACACACACTAGTCTTCTCATAGATGCTGATGCTGACGGAGATGTTGGTGAGGAGAGAGAAAAACACCAAAAACCTCTCACAAACTCTCTCTCTCCCAGGCAGATGAAATCCCTAGTTGCTCTCTGCGACACCATCATACCTTCCATCGACAACAACCTCGTTCGCTTCTCCGATGAATCTGTTGCCAACTTCTACAACACTTCAGCTTCCATGGCTGGAACACCTCACCAT CTTGGGATAGTGATAAGTGAGAAACTGAAGCACCCGAATACATGGCAGCTGCTACTGACATTATGGCTACTGTCGACATGGTTTGGCACGTTCATACTGTGTGGCATGGCGAGTGTGTCGTGGAGGTTTCCCTTCTTCCATAGCTACCCTGAAATGTCTCTGCTCAAACGCCAAAAGGTTATGCAGTCTTGGTCTCTCAGTTACCTTCGTCCCCTTAAGATGTTTTTCAGGACTATAAAGCTTCTCACTCTCCTTCTCTTCTTCACTCAG GTAGATGAAGCAGAAGATAACCCATCATGGAAGGCAATTGGATACTGTGGACCTGATCCAGAGCTTAAAGCACAGTTGAAGAACCACTTCTTACATAGAACATTGAAGgaagaagaacatgaaaaaaagGACAacgacgatgatgatgatgaagagtTCAGAGGCCCTCTTCACAAAGGCCTTGTCCATTTAAACTATCCAATAGACATCATTAAAAATTCTCTAAGACGATTTGGATTCTCAGTCGCTGCCACATCTAGAAAGAATAAGGCTTCCAACATGTCATCACCTTCGTTAGTCATCCAATGTGATGCAGTGGTTGTCGGTTCTGGCTCTGGTGGTGGGGTAATAGCTGGAGTTCTAGCAAATGCTGGTTATAAAGTGCTGGTCTTGGAGAAAGGAAGCTATTGTGCTAGGAACAATCTTTCCCTTCTTGAGGGaccaagcatggatcaaatgtACCTCTCCAATGGTTTGGTTGCAACAAAGGATATGTCTGTCCTAATACTAGCAGGATCCACAGTTGGTGGTGGGTCTGCAGTGAACTGGTCAGCCAGCATTAGAACTCCTCAACATGTGTGCAAGGAGTGGTGTGATCGCAATGAGCTAGAACTGTTTGAAAGTAAGTTGTACAAAGAAGCCATGGATGCAGTGTGTGAAAAAATGGGAGTGCAATCTGAGATTGAAGAGGAAGGGTTCAACAATGAAGTCCTAAGAAAAGGGTGTCTGGAAATGGGGTATCATGTGTGCAACATTCCAAGGAACGCTTCATCGGATCACTACTGTGGTTGGTGCTGCATGGGGTGTAAGAATGGGAAGAAGAAGAGTACATCAGAGACATGGCTAGTGGACTTGGTGAAATCAGGTAATGGAGCAATCATTCCAAGTTGTGAGGCCATGCAAGTCTTgcacaagaaaaagaaaggaagtgaGAGAAAAGTAGCTCGTGGAGTGGCTTTTGCGGTTGAATACAAGGGAAAAAAGGACATTTGTGTAGTGGAGTCGAAGGTCACGATTGTAGCCTGTGGAGCACTCAGTACTCCGGCATTACTCAAGAAAAGTGGATTGAAGAATGAGAACATAGGAAAAAACTTGCACCTTCATCCAGTGGCAATGGCTTGGGGCCACTTCCCTGATTCATCATCTTCACCCAAGATGTGGCCAGAGAAACATAAGAAGAGCTATGAAGGAGGGATTATGACAGCAATGTCCACAGTTGTTGCACAGTTTGACAAAACTGGATATGGTGCAGTGATCCAAACGCCTTCATTGCATCCTGGTATGTTCTCCATTCTGATGCCGTGGATTTCTGGCaaagatatgaaagatcgaATGCACAAGTTTTCTAGAACAGCTCATGTATTTGCACTGGCAAGGGATCAAGGATCAGGAACAGTGAACTCACCTTCTAGTATAAATTATGAGCTGAAAGATGTGGACAAAGAGAATCTAGCGAAGGGGATTGAGAAGGTGCTGAGAATTCTTGCAGCAGCTGGAGCTGAAGAAATTGGGACCCACAATAACAAGGGAAGGAGCATAAATGTTAAGGAGGTGAGTTATCATGAGTTTGAGaaatttgtgaaagaagaaagTTCAGTGTCTTTAGCAGACCTTACAACACCATTGTGTTCAGCACATCAAATGGGAAGTTGTAAGATGGGAAGTAATCCAAGTGACTCAGTAGTGAACCAAATGGGAGAGACATGGGAAGTGGAGGGTCTTTATTTGGCAGATTCTAGTGTCTTTCCCACAGCTTTGGGTGTGAATCCAATGGTCACTGTTCAGGCTATTGCTTATTGCACAGCACAGGCTGTTGTTGAAGTTCTTAGAAGGAAGAGAaagtga
- the LOC114176621 gene encoding uncharacterized protein LOC114176621 isoform X1: MENPPRFKFTPIFFITVSLSLGLFSFIFCVAAEIKRNKVHMLTTLLTASISSPAIQKGSLFLQEKDLRWIGKLCSLPSSKAFGLGIAALVSFFLAQIIANSILLEYCCWRRKRESQYKMPAFAKVLVFISWVSFGFAAILLIAATSMNRRQEYRVGWLNGECYVVKGGTYAGSAMLVLFTVCSVNGSVFSTLKSTQPNQSTKVHKPMG, from the exons ATGGAAAACCCCCCTAGATTCAAATTCACACCGATCTTCTTCATCACCGTTTCCCTCTCCCTTGGCTTATTTTCCTTTATCTTTTGTGTAGCAGCAGAGATAAAGAGGAATAAGGTGCACATGCTTACCACTCTACTCACTGCTTCAATTTCTAGTCCTGCAATTCAAAAAGGTAGTTTGTTTTTGCAGGAAAAGGATCTCAGGTGGATTGGGAAGCTATGTTCTTTGCCATCAAGCAAGGCCTTTGGATTGGGAATTGCAGCTTTGGTTAGTTTCTTTCTCGCCCAGATCATTGCGAATTCTATATTATTGGAATATTGTTGCTGGAGAAGAAAACGAGAATCCCAGTACAAGATGCCTGCTTTTGCAAAGGTTCTGGTTTTCATATCTTG GGTAAGCTTTGGATTTGCAGCTATTTTATTGATTGCAGCCACAAGCATGAACAGAAGGCAAGAATATAGAGTAGGGTGGTTGAATGGTGAGTGCTACGTGGTCAAAGGAGGGACTTATGCTGGTTCAGCCATGTTGGTGCTATTCACAGTGTGCTCTGTCAATGGTTCCGTTTTCTCAACATTAAAATCTACCCAACCAAATCAGAGTACGAAAGTGCATAAACCAATggggtga
- the LOC114176621 gene encoding uncharacterized protein LOC114176621 isoform X2, whose protein sequence is MENPPRFKFTPIFFITVSLSLGLFSFIFCVAAEIKRNKEKDLRWIGKLCSLPSSKAFGLGIAALVSFFLAQIIANSILLEYCCWRRKRESQYKMPAFAKVLVFISWVSFGFAAILLIAATSMNRRQEYRVGWLNGECYVVKGGTYAGSAMLVLFTVCSVNGSVFSTLKSTQPNQSTKVHKPMG, encoded by the exons ATGGAAAACCCCCCTAGATTCAAATTCACACCGATCTTCTTCATCACCGTTTCCCTCTCCCTTGGCTTATTTTCCTTTATCTTTTGTGTAGCAGCAGAGATAAAGAGGAATAAG GAAAAGGATCTCAGGTGGATTGGGAAGCTATGTTCTTTGCCATCAAGCAAGGCCTTTGGATTGGGAATTGCAGCTTTGGTTAGTTTCTTTCTCGCCCAGATCATTGCGAATTCTATATTATTGGAATATTGTTGCTGGAGAAGAAAACGAGAATCCCAGTACAAGATGCCTGCTTTTGCAAAGGTTCTGGTTTTCATATCTTG GGTAAGCTTTGGATTTGCAGCTATTTTATTGATTGCAGCCACAAGCATGAACAGAAGGCAAGAATATAGAGTAGGGTGGTTGAATGGTGAGTGCTACGTGGTCAAAGGAGGGACTTATGCTGGTTCAGCCATGTTGGTGCTATTCACAGTGTGCTCTGTCAATGGTTCCGTTTTCTCAACATTAAAATCTACCCAACCAAATCAGAGTACGAAAGTGCATAAACCAATggggtga